The Sporocytophaga myxococcoides genome includes a window with the following:
- a CDS encoding formimidoylglutamase, which yields MNLRIFFDNIKEPLEKPSVDPTLFVNNIKFYSEDFPDWKEADIALIGLVEDRGSTTNNNLQNGPDEIRKKLYSLKRGGGAYKIVDLGNLRCGVNLEESYLRIKEVCELLMQHNTIPVLFGGTHDLDYGQFLGYESSGKVINMLNVDAFVDMAASREDMSRHHIHKILVNDPNIIFHYSQLAHQSYLVDPETINVLEKLYFETRRLGQIRESLEDIEPVVRNADMLSFDITSIKQADAPGNANAQPFGLTGEEACQICWYAGLSSRLSSFGIYEYNPELDFRGQTAGVIATMIWYFIEGFYLRQEDKDLNSVNFTKYIVSLQEEPHKLVFYKNEKSEKWWLEVPYPSGKSKFARNSIVPCSYADYQDANNGEIPNRWLLTHAKLI from the coding sequence ATGAATCTCAGAATCTTTTTTGATAATATCAAGGAGCCTTTAGAAAAGCCTTCTGTCGACCCTACACTATTCGTAAACAACATTAAATTTTACAGTGAGGATTTCCCGGATTGGAAAGAGGCTGATATAGCACTCATTGGTCTTGTGGAGGATAGGGGAAGCACCACCAATAACAATCTCCAAAACGGACCTGATGAAATCAGAAAGAAATTATATAGCCTGAAAAGAGGTGGTGGTGCTTACAAAATCGTTGATCTTGGTAATCTCCGTTGTGGAGTAAATCTTGAAGAAAGTTACCTGAGAATTAAAGAGGTTTGTGAATTGCTGATGCAGCACAATACCATTCCGGTTTTATTCGGAGGTACACATGATCTTGATTATGGACAGTTTTTAGGATATGAATCATCCGGAAAGGTGATCAATATGCTTAATGTGGATGCATTTGTGGATATGGCAGCAAGCAGAGAAGACATGAGTCGCCATCATATACATAAAATTCTGGTCAACGATCCTAATATTATTTTTCATTACAGTCAGCTTGCGCACCAGTCCTATCTTGTAGATCCTGAAACAATCAATGTTCTGGAAAAACTTTATTTTGAAACAAGAAGGCTTGGTCAGATACGCGAAAGCCTGGAAGATATAGAGCCTGTTGTGAGAAATGCCGATATGCTAAGCTTTGATATTACTTCTATCAAACAGGCAGACGCTCCGGGAAATGCGAATGCTCAACCTTTTGGTTTGACTGGTGAAGAAGCCTGTCAAATTTGCTGGTATGCAGGACTTAGTTCCCGTCTCAGTTCATTTGGGATTTATGAATATAACCCTGAGCTTGATTTCAGAGGGCAGACTGCCGGTGTGATTGCAACGATGATCTGGTATTTTATAGAAGGATTTTATCTACGCCAGGAAGATAAGGATTTGAACAGTGTTAATTTTACCAAATACATAGTTTCTCTTCAGGAAGAACCACATAAACTGGTTTTCTATAAAAATGAAAAATCAGAAAAATGGTGGCTTGAAGTACCTTATCCTTCGGGAAAAAGCAAATTTGCAAGGAATTCTATAGTACCCTGCAGCTATGCTGATTACCAGGATGCCAATAATGGCGAGATTCCCAACCGCTGGTTGCTTACGCATGCAAAACTAATTTAA
- a CDS encoding RDD family protein, which produces MRAGYFFSMEKEPITVVDNYTLASPVERILALFIDYIVAGVIYTIFFVIFPGFIAALASTVYLIFRDNFRFLGYKSLGKKIFKIEVLKNDSSRISVKTALKRNFVFFTALLNINPGSWFYIAGSITLLFFAIEGYLLITTDDNQRLGDYFADTLVVKE; this is translated from the coding sequence ATGCGGGCAGGTTATTTCTTCAGTATGGAGAAAGAACCCATTACCGTTGTCGATAATTACACACTTGCATCTCCTGTAGAAAGGATCCTTGCTCTGTTTATCGATTATATAGTTGCAGGAGTGATTTATACAATATTCTTTGTCATCTTCCCTGGTTTTATTGCCGCTCTGGCGAGTACGGTTTATCTGATATTCAGGGATAATTTTCGTTTTCTGGGCTATAAATCCTTAGGGAAAAAAATTTTTAAAATAGAGGTTTTAAAAAATGATTCTTCCCGGATAAGTGTTAAAACTGCTCTGAAGCGAAACTTTGTATTCTTTACTGCACTTTTAAATATTAATCCCGGTTCATGGTTTTATATTGCCGGATCCATTACTTTATTGTTCTTCGCTATTGAAGGCTACCTTTTGATTACAACTGACGACAATCAAAGACTTGGAGATTATTTCGCAGATACTTTAGTGGTGAAAGAATAA
- a CDS encoding DUF3108 domain-containing protein: MNRSAYLYYYILIIPVWFLFSCEGERGGKELFIPTHKQIKHTHNYYKKGERFRYNASYGLLNAGTLIIENDNKPHWVDKTPCYSVRANCKLKGAAGWMSNLDDTWETCVDTFDLLPVKFSRHLQENKYRKHEFSIFNRLENKVFVTDTTRKENIKNKTFDITADMEDMISSLYLLRNASFNSMKVGDTIVIDVFLEESAYNIKVKYLGTEKIKSIFGKGTAYKIAPILPPNGLLSGELPVKAWITNDERRILLKVEANVLVGSLDLDLQEYSKN; this comes from the coding sequence ATGAATAGATCTGCCTATCTCTATTACTATATATTAATTATACCTGTCTGGTTTTTGTTTAGCTGCGAAGGAGAAAGAGGAGGCAAAGAGCTTTTCATTCCAACGCATAAGCAAATAAAGCATACACATAACTACTATAAGAAAGGTGAGCGATTTAGATATAATGCAAGCTATGGTTTGCTTAATGCAGGAACATTGATTATTGAGAATGACAACAAACCACACTGGGTAGATAAGACTCCCTGTTATAGCGTAAGAGCCAACTGTAAGTTGAAAGGTGCGGCAGGATGGATGTCCAATCTCGATGATACCTGGGAAACCTGTGTAGACACCTTTGATTTGCTTCCTGTAAAATTTTCAAGACATCTTCAGGAAAACAAGTACCGCAAACATGAATTTTCCATTTTCAACAGACTTGAAAATAAAGTATTTGTAACTGATACAACTAGAAAAGAGAATATCAAAAATAAAACATTTGATATAACAGCTGACATGGAAGATATGATCAGTTCATTATATTTATTGAGAAATGCCAGTTTTAATTCGATGAAAGTTGGCGATACAATTGTGATAGATGTGTTTCTCGAAGAGAGTGCTTATAACATCAAAGTGAAGTACCTTGGAACAGAGAAGATAAAAAGTATATTTGGCAAAGGAACGGCCTATAAAATTGCTCCTATTCTTCCTCCTAATGGTCTTTTAAGTGGTGAGCTTCCGGTAAAAGCATGGATCACTAATGACGAAAGAAGAATTCTTCTTAAAGTGGAAGCTAATGTTCTGGTCGGCTCCTTAGATCTTGATCTTCAGGAATATTCAAAAAATTAA
- a CDS encoding DMT family protein: MKGILAIGLLILSNAFMTLAWYGHLFFKKVPWFSKLGLFGVIIISWGMAFFEYCFQVPANRIGFEENGGPFSLFELKVIQEVVSLTVFTAFAILVFKSDKLAWNYVVGFSLLILAVFFIFKKW; the protein is encoded by the coding sequence ATGAAAGGAATTCTGGCAATAGGTCTTTTGATACTTTCCAATGCATTCATGACGCTTGCATGGTATGGTCATTTATTTTTTAAGAAAGTGCCTTGGTTCAGCAAGCTGGGTTTGTTTGGGGTTATAATAATAAGTTGGGGAATGGCCTTTTTTGAATACTGTTTTCAAGTGCCTGCCAACCGTATTGGTTTTGAGGAAAATGGTGGTCCTTTTTCATTATTTGAATTAAAAGTCATACAGGAAGTTGTTTCTCTTACGGTCTTTACAGCCTTTGCAATTCTAGTTTTTAAATCTGATAAGCTGGCCTGGAATTATGTGGTTGGCTTTTCATTGCTCATACTGGCTGTTTTCTTTATATTTAAAAAATGGTAA
- a CDS encoding AAA family ATPase, protein MAEITDKERTELLYTKLKQVREEVGKVVIGQEYMFNRLLLGLFTNGHILLEGVPGLAKTLMVNTLAKVLHLDFNRIQFTPDLLPADLIGTMIYNQAKSDFEVKKGPIFANLILADEVNRSPAKVQAALLESMQERQVTIGETTFKLDSPFLVLATQNPVDQEGTYPLPEAQMDRFMMKVHVDYLDKESELEVMRRMSNMNFRYEPKTILDKGDIALIRNEINKVNMSESLEKYIIELVFASRRPKEYGLNDEAEYIQYGASTRASINLNLASKFIAFSNQRDYVLPEDVKSVAYDVLNHRIILNYEAEADGVTTRQIIESILRKVTIGKV, encoded by the coding sequence ATGGCAGAGATAACAGATAAAGAGCGTACAGAGTTATTATATACTAAATTAAAACAAGTCAGGGAAGAAGTAGGAAAAGTGGTGATTGGTCAGGAGTATATGTTTAATCGTCTGCTTTTAGGACTATTTACGAATGGTCACATATTGCTTGAAGGTGTTCCTGGTCTTGCCAAAACATTAATGGTTAATACCCTGGCTAAAGTTTTACACCTGGATTTTAACCGGATCCAGTTTACTCCAGATCTTCTGCCTGCTGACCTCATTGGTACTATGATTTACAATCAGGCCAAGAGTGATTTTGAAGTAAAGAAAGGGCCTATCTTTGCAAATCTTATACTCGCAGATGAAGTGAACAGATCTCCTGCAAAAGTTCAGGCTGCTTTACTTGAATCTATGCAGGAAAGGCAGGTAACTATCGGTGAAACTACATTTAAGCTGGATAGTCCTTTCCTGGTCCTTGCTACTCAGAACCCGGTAGATCAGGAAGGAACATACCCATTGCCTGAAGCCCAGATGGACCGCTTCATGATGAAAGTTCATGTTGATTATCTTGATAAGGAATCAGAGCTTGAGGTTATGAGACGTATGTCAAATATGAATTTCAGATACGAGCCTAAAACTATCCTTGATAAAGGTGATATCGCTTTGATTAGAAATGAGATCAATAAGGTGAACATGTCTGAAAGTCTTGAAAAGTATATTATAGAGCTTGTATTTGCAAGCCGGCGACCAAAGGAGTATGGGCTGAATGACGAAGCAGAATACATCCAGTACGGCGCTTCTACAAGAGCAAGTATCAATCTGAACCTGGCATCTAAATTCATCGCATTTTCAAATCAACGCGACTACGTTTTACCTGAAGATGTGAAGTCTGTTGCTTATGATGTCTTGAATCACAGAATCATTCTTAACTATGAAGCGGAAGCAGATGGTGTGACAACCAGGCAGATCATCGAATCTATATTAAGAAAAGTTACCATAGGAAAGGTATAA
- a CDS encoding TIGR01777 family oxidoreductase: MKGKVLITGGTGIIGSRLTEILKEKGYDVAHLSRSTGNGDIKTFVWDIKTGAIDDNAVKFADYIVHLAGANVFEHKWTNEVKQEIIDSRVKSADLLINTLKKLDHPLKAFISASAIGYYGADTGDQRIVETSPKGKDFIAKVTEEWEAAADNAARLGIRTVKLRTGIVFSKGGGALEQLVKTVNKSMGAAVGSGKQLISWIHIDDLCHMYIKAIEDESMSGVYNAAGVHPDTNHEVMKEVAGILGKHLLPNVPSFVLKMMLGSERAEMVLGGNNISEEKILNAGFQFKYKELKPTLQELLS; encoded by the coding sequence ATGAAAGGAAAAGTATTAATTACGGGTGGTACGGGAATTATTGGATCAAGGTTAACTGAGATTCTCAAAGAAAAAGGTTATGATGTTGCACATTTGAGCAGGTCAACTGGAAATGGTGATATTAAAACATTTGTTTGGGATATTAAAACCGGTGCAATTGATGATAATGCGGTAAAATTTGCAGATTATATTGTACACCTTGCAGGAGCCAATGTTTTTGAACACAAATGGACAAATGAAGTAAAACAAGAAATAATAGATAGCCGGGTAAAATCAGCGGATTTGCTTATTAATACATTGAAGAAACTTGATCATCCATTGAAGGCATTTATATCTGCCTCTGCCATTGGTTACTATGGTGCAGATACAGGAGATCAAAGGATAGTAGAAACCTCTCCTAAAGGAAAAGATTTCATAGCAAAGGTAACGGAAGAATGGGAAGCTGCCGCTGATAACGCAGCACGTCTGGGAATCAGAACTGTGAAGTTGAGAACAGGAATTGTTTTCAGCAAAGGTGGTGGAGCTTTGGAGCAATTGGTAAAAACAGTAAATAAAAGTATGGGAGCAGCTGTGGGTAGCGGAAAACAGCTAATTTCATGGATTCATATAGATGATCTCTGCCATATGTATATAAAGGCTATTGAAGATGAGTCTATGAGTGGAGTTTACAATGCTGCCGGAGTTCATCCGGATACAAATCACGAAGTAATGAAAGAAGTTGCTGGAATACTTGGGAAACATCTGCTTCCGAATGTCCCCTCGTTTGTCCTTAAGATGATGTTAGGTAGTGAAAGGGCCGAAATGGTGCTGGGAGGAAACAACATTTCAGAGGAAAAAATTTTAAATGCTGGTTTTCAGTTTAAATACAAAGAACTAAAGCCTACTTTACAGGAGCTTTTATCATAA